Proteins from a single region of Chryseobacterium sp. T16E-39:
- a CDS encoding GNAT family N-acetyltransferase, whose translation MNFTIRKIKISDHLPIVDELVGELHISEKEMNEKTADWSKIKKHYLRFMTDCEEENDGTFLIADVGGKAIGFLFGYIDEKDDSNFELGDADDLYVSEGYVKEEYRKLGVYSALNKAFEETYKDYNIRKIYRFTLCNNYTMQSWLDKQGYSPVRLMYEKWL comes from the coding sequence ATGAACTTTACCATTCGAAAAATAAAAATATCAGATCATCTTCCTATTGTTGATGAATTGGTTGGCGAGCTCCACATTTCTGAAAAAGAAATGAATGAAAAGACGGCAGACTGGAGCAAGATCAAAAAACATTACTTACGTTTTATGACAGATTGCGAAGAAGAGAACGATGGAACTTTTCTTATTGCAGATGTGGGCGGAAAGGCTATCGGCTTTCTATTTGGGTATATCGATGAAAAGGATGACAGTAATTTTGAACTGGGAGATGCTGACGACCTTTATGTTTCAGAGGGTTATGTAAAAGAAGAATATAGGAAATTGGGTGTTTACTCTGCTCTGAATAAAGCATTTGAAGAAACCTACAAAGATTATAATATCCGCAAGATCTATCGGTTTACTTTATGCAATAATTACACAATGCAAAGCTGGCTCGACAAACAAGGATACAGCCCTGTACGGCTGATGTATGAGAAATGGCTGTAA